Proteins co-encoded in one Echeneis naucrates chromosome 22, fEcheNa1.1, whole genome shotgun sequence genomic window:
- the LOC115036160 gene encoding transmembrane protein 151B, with amino-acid sequence MLSSDLESAEDTTTSAANGAEEEDSPAESDVPEEQHPVKQSLGACVCRESHWRCLLLSLLMYSCMGAVAWCQLTRVTKISFNPALTSSFMASFTSPLRGASGMGGHSMIYHDSPCSDGYIYIPLAFLLMLYVLYMVECWHCRARSELQCKADVDSVYERVLRMQQAQPCIWWKAISYHFVRRTRQVTRYRNGDAYTTTQVYHERVNTHVAEGEFDYSHCGMKDVSRELRGLEGFPATRLHFTKCFSFTEAGPENDYLNQRARFFSEIEGLDDYMEAREGMQLKNVDFRENLIAFVDPDRMPWYTSQVAFWLAALFMLSWPLRVLTEYSTAYVHYRIEKLFGLEYSHSSPSSLDGMRENTVCAVPRVNTLDSTEMEWHIRCNRQVIPSYSEAMLINMSTADSNSLHDTECTSSPNGFLLDSSQTAQSYGALQSQADCEQCTELTGGGDAGGRRRTITSSSCSSIFSCQGALFQSHLSSDTSRFSLCRMHGSHHTVALWRSRSSNLTDPCCVDEQCCRSDSSQLALSNSPPTYRDARFFPVLIMHRPEGCLNEDGGEVRRYYLRRGSSSVETAL; translated from the coding sequence cagcatccaGTGAAGCAGTCGCTGGGTGCTTGTGTCTGCAGAGAGTCCCATTGGCGAtgcctgctcctctctctgctcatgTACAGCTGCATGGGCGCAGTGGCCTGGTGCCAGCTCACTCGGGTCACCAAGATCAGCTTCAACCCTgccctcacctcctccttcatGGCGTCCTTCACCTCTCCCCTGCGGGGGGCATCTGGGATGGGCGGACACTCAATGATTTACCATGACAGCCCCTGCTCTGACGGCTACATTTATATCCCCCTGGCTTTTCTTCTCATGCTCTATGTGCTGTACATGGTGGAGTGCTGGCACTGCAGGGCCAGGAGCGAGCTGCAGTGCAAAGCAGATGTGGACAGTGTGTATGAGCGCGTGCTGCGGATGCAGCAGGCCCAGCCCTGTATTTGGTGGAAGGCCATCAGCTACCATTTTGTCCGACGAACACGGCAAGTCACTCGATACCGCAACGGGGACGCCTACACCACCACACAGGTGTACCATGAGAGGGTGAACACACATGTGGCAGAGGGAGAGTTTGACTACAGCCACTGTGGGATGAAGGATGTTTCTCGTGAGCTCAGAGGCTTGGAGGGATTTCCTGCAACTCGCCTGCATTTCACCAAATGCTTCAGCTTCACAGAGGCAGGTCCAGAGAATGATTATCTCAACCAAAGAGCCAGGTTTTTCTCTGAGATTGAGGGTTTGGATGATTACATGGAGGCCAGGGAGGGGATGCAGTTGAAGAATGTGGACTTCAGAGAAAACCTGATCGCCTTTGTAGACCCAGACAGGATGCCTTGGTACACTTCCCAGGTTGCCTTCTGGCTGGCAGCTCTCTTCATGCTGTCCTGGCCTCTGAGAGTGCTAACAGAGTACAGCACTGCTTATGTGCACTACCGCATAGAGAAACTTTTCGGGTTAGAGTACAGCCACAGCAGCCCGTCTTCTCTGGATGGAATGAGGGAAAACACTGTTTGTGCTGTCCCGAGGGTAAACACACTGGACAGCACCGAGATGGAGTGGCACATACGCTGCAACCGCCAGGTGATTCCCAGCTACTCAGAAGCCATGTTGATAAACATGAGCACGGCAGACTCTAACTCACTCCATGACACCGAATGCACCTCATCCCCAAATGGCTTCCTGTTGGACAGTAGCCAGACTGCCCAGAGTTACGGTGCTCTCCAAAGCCAGGCTGACTGCGAGCAGTGCACGGAgctgacaggaggaggagatgcaggaggcaggaggagaacCATTACCAGCTCTAGCtgttcctccatcttctcctgtCAGGGTGCTCTGTTCCAGTCCCACCTCTCCTCAGACACATCACGCTTCTCACTCTGCCGCATGCACGGTTCCCATCACACTGTGGCACTGTGGAGGAGCCGCAGCAGCAACCTGACTGACCCCTGCTGTGTGGATGAGCAGTGCTGCAGGTCGGACTCCAGCCAGCTAGCCCTCAGCAACAGCCCACCTACATATAGAGATGCTCGCTTCTTCCCAGTTCTCATCATGCATCGGCCTGAGGGCTGTCTGAATGAGGATGGAGGGGAGGTGAGGCGATATTATCTACGGAGAGGGTCATCCAGTGTAGAGACAGCTCtgtga